CTGCGCCTGGCGCAGCGCGGCGAACACACGCTCGGCCGTACCGGGCACGCCGATCAAGCCGGTGCCTTCCAGGTTCAGCAGGGCCAGCCCGGGGCTCAGGGTCAGGCCCTTCACCGGCCCACGCGGTGAGCGCTCTGCCGAGATGCGCGTACCGGGATGCGCCGGCTGGAAGGTATTGCGGATGAAGATCGGCAGGCCCAGGCGGATCGCCGGCGACATCGTCTGCGGGTGCACAACCTTGGCCCCGAAATAGGCCAGCTCGCAGGCTTCGTCGTAGCTCAGCGATTCCAGCTGTACCGCCTCGGGCACCAGCCGCGGGTCGGCCGACAGCACGCCATCGACATCTGTCCAGATGTGCAGTTCATCGGCGTTGAACAACGCGGCGAAGATCGCACCGGAATAGTCGCTGCCATTGCGTCCGAGCGTGGTGATGCGATCGTGGCGGTCACGGGCGACGAAACCCGTGGCAACCACCCGCGGCTGGGGATGCTGCAGGCGCCACTTGGCCAAGCGGTCCGCACTAGCTTCCCAGTCGACATCCACACCCAGTTCGCCATGGCCGACCACCAGCACATCGCGCGCATCCAGCACCGCGCAGTCTTCGCCCAGCGCCTGCAGGTGCGTGCCGAGCAGCTGCGCGGAGAATACTTCGCCCAGGCCCTGCACGCGGTCGAGTACTTCGCGCGGCAGCTCGCCGATCACCGCCAGCGCCGCCAGTACCTCGGCCAACTGCTCGAAGCGGGCATCGATCCATTCCACGGTCTCGCCCACCTGCTCGCCCAGCAGCGCCACGGCGGCGCCCCGATGGCGTGCGCGCAGCGCATACCAGGCCTCGCGCCACCCTTCGTCGCCCTTGGCCGCCAGCTGCGCCAGCTCGATCAGCGCGTCAGTGACGCCCTTCATTGCCGAAACGACAGTGACCTGCAGCGATTCGGGACGCGCCAGCAGCAGGCCGGCGACATGGCGGTAGCGCTCGGCGTCGGCCACCGACGTGCCGCCGAACTTGTGCACGACGATGGACGGTGCGGCCAGATCGGCCGGGGCAACGGGTTGGGCGGGGGCGTGGGAAGACATGCAGACCTCGGCAGGAGGCCCCGTCGCATGCAAGTGTCGAGTCTCCCCGCCACCTGGATGGTGCGGGGCCGTGGTTTTCGGGAGTTACACGAAGACGACGGGCCGCACCAGGCGAGTGGTGACGGTGGTGGTGGTAATGGTGGTGATGGCGACCGGCACAGTCGAACGGCCCGCAGTGGCGGGGGCGATCAGGCTGGCGTGGGCGGCATCAAGGACCATGGCGTACAGAAAACACTGCACGCCGGGCGGCTGTCAAGTGCTGCGATGCAAAATTTCTCTGCGGCGATCATCGGCCAACGTGCCGGCATTTGGTTGCAACTGAGACAAAGTGGACATCAGCGCGCTTGCGGGCCGTATTCAGCCGGCATGTTCGGCGATTGCCCGCGGCGTGCGATGTGCATGCGCGCACAGCATCACACCCGCCACCAGGAACACGATTGCCAGCGCCTCCAGCAGCGTCGGCCAACGCTGCTGCCAGGCGAAGGCGTACAGCAGCGCGAACAGCGTCTCGAACACAATCATCTGCCCGGTGAGGGTCAGTGGCAGCAGGCGACTGGCCCGGTTCCAGAATGCGTTGCCGAGGATCGAGGCCACCACTGCCACACCCGCACTGATGGCCCAGAACCCGCTCCATTGCGCCGCCGAATGGCTGCCGGTGTGACCGATGAAGGCCATCGGCACCAGCAGCAGGGCCAGGCCACCGGTGGTGACGCCGGTCAGCAGTGACCAGTCGTGGCTGGACAGGTCCGGCCGGCGCGCCAGCCAGCGGCTGTTGCCGATCGAGTACAGTGCCCACGAGAACAGCGCGCCAAACGCGCACAACAGGCCGATCAGGCGCTGCCGCCACGGGGTTGCCAGGTGCTCGGACATCAGTGCCTCCCAGCCGACCAAGGCCACGCCGAGCACGCACAGGCCCAACGCCGGCAGCAGCTGCTTCAAAGGCACTGCACCCTGTTCGCGCACGCCGACCAGGGTGACCACCGCCGGAATCAGGCCGACAATCAGGGACGCCGCCGCGCCGCCTGCCCACTGCACCGCGGTGGCCAGCAACAGGAAGTACACGAGGTTGCCAGCCAGGCTCAGCCACAGCAGGCCGATCCATTCGGCGCGACCGAGCTTCGGCGCCAGCCGTTTCCAGCGCGGCAGCAACAGGGCTACGGCAATCAGGCCATAGACCAGGTAGCGACCGGCGGACAGTTGCAGGGCGTTGAACGACTGCAGCACAGCGGGCGCGAGGAAGACCACGCCCCAGAGCGCGCCGGCGGCAACGCCATTGGCGATGCCCAGGGCCATCGGGTTGTTGCGCATTCGGGTTCTTCGGGGGAGAGAGAACAGGCCGCGCAGTGTAAGCGCTGGCCGGTGCACGCTCTTGACCCAGGCTACTGCCCTGCGCTGTCGCTGATCTGTAGAGCCGAGCCCATGCTCGGCTGCGATTGCCCGCTGTGTAGATAAAGGCAGCCGAGCGTGGGCTCGGCTCTACAGGTCAGATGGCGCCCCGGCGCCACGCTGCGGGGGTCTGGCCGCACTCGCGGCGCAGCGCTCGGGTCAGTGCGCTCTGCTCGGAATAGCCTGCAGCGAGTGCGATATCGCAGATCGACGCGGTGCTGGTGCGCAGCTGGTGCTTGGCCCAGCGCAACCGGCACGCACTGAGCCAAGCCTGCGGGCTGAGCCCGAACTCACGCTGGAACAGCGCATGCAAGCGGCTCTCGCCGACACCCACGAACGCGGCCATGCGCGCCACCGGCCACGCCTGGCCGGGCTCCGCCTGCACTGCCGCGCACAGCCCCTGCATGCGTGCGCCACTGCCGGCGGGGGCAAACACCTGCAACAACTGCGGCAACAGCGCCGGCATCGGTTGCCCAGCCTGTACGCTGGCAAGACGCCGGCGCAGCGCCAATGGCAGGTAAAGCCAGCGTTGGCGGCACAGATGCTCCTGCGTGCCGTCATCGAGCACACCCGGGGCACAATCGACGATCACGAAACCATTCGGCCCATCCGCCATCTGGTCATGCGCCTCACCGGCGGCAACGAATGCCCCCTGCAGGACGTCCAGGCGACCACCGCGGCCTTCCATTTCGAATTGCAGTTCACCCCGCAGCGGCAGCACCCACTGCGCATAGTCATGGCGGTCCAGGCCGGTGGCCTGGCCGTAGTGCCGCAGGTGGAAGATGGCGCCCATCGGCGCAGTGTGCGCGTGTAATACCGGCCGCGCAAACCGCTGCTATAGTCGATCCGTCATCCAACGCAGGGAATGCAGGTCATGACCGATCAGTACGTGCGCCTGGTGCTTGCTGCCGGCCTCGGCCTGGCCCTCGCCGCGACGGCCTCCGCACAGCAACGTATGCCACCGGCACCGCATTGCATGGACGCTGTCGGAGTGCAGGAAGTGGAGCAGGCCTCGCCGCGCTCGATTGCCCTGCGCGCTGCGTCCGGCCAGGCCTATCGCATCGATTTCAGCGAGGATTGCCCCGGGGTCCGCGCAGCCACCACCTTGAAGCTGGAAGCGCCCGCCGGTTGGGCCTGCGGCCGACCCAGCGAGCGCGTCGTGGTTGACGGCCGCAGCTGCGCCGTCAGCGCGGTCACGCCGGTACAGAACCGCGACTATGCCAGCGTGACCCGCGACAGCGACCGCCTGCGCACCGCTACCCTGCCCGCCATGACCATCCGCGAACGCAAGGAGGTGCGCCGCAGCTTCGGCGGCTCGCCCTCGTACTGCTTCGCGACCCGCAACGTGCGCGCATGGTCGTCCGATCCGCAGGGCATGCTGGTGGAGACCAATCCGCGCCGCAATGGCGGGCATCGCTACTACCGCGTGGAACTCGGCAGCCATTGCCGCCAGCTTGATCGTGCGCCACAGCTCAGCTTCCACTCCGGCCTGCAGAATGGCCTGATCTGCGGCAATCCCGGCGACCGGGTCACGACCGCCGGGTTCGAAGCAGGCGACCTGCGCCATGACGGGATCGCGCCGCTGCCGCAGTACACCCGCGGCAGCTGCACGATCCAGGCGGTCTACCCGGCCTCCGGCCAGGCGTCGAACTAACCGTCGACGCCGAGGAAGGTGAACGGTGCGCTGGGCACGAACTGGCCCAGTGCATCGCCGGAGAAGGTATTGCGCTGGTCCGGGCCAAGATCCAGCTTGAGCACCTTGCCACCGAAATCGACCTTGTTCAGATCGACCCAGAACGTGTTCGGGGTCAGTGCGGATTCGAAGAAGTACAGCCTCCGCTTGTGGTCGGCCACGGTGCGCCAGCGCGTGGATGAAATGTTCGGCTCGCCCGGCGTGGTGATGCCGTAGGGCACCGAGGTATTGCGGATCACGCTGAACACACTGGCCAGCGCCACGACCGGGTCTTCGGCCTTGGGAATGGCGTTGATGTAGAAAGAGGCGCGCGCGAAGCGGTCGGCGGAACGGTTGGTGCCCGGCAGCATCACCGTGCCACCGATCTGCTGCCAGTAGGTGTTGAGCGCCAGCTGCTGCTCGAAGATCGGCGAGTTGGTCATCACCTGGTAGCGCCGGTCATGATGGATCACCTGACGACCGCCGATGTACTCGACGATGGCGCTGTCGCCGCTGGCATCGGACAGCGACAGGTGCAGCGTCGCCTGGCGATCCTCACCGGGCACCTTGTCCGTGACGATCGAATACGGTTCACGCCTCAGCGCTGCCACCGCCTCGTCCACCGTGGCGAAGTTGTCCAGCACGTACTGTGCCCACAGCGAGATGGCCAGGCCCGGTTTGGTGCCACGCTGCTGTGGATACTCCGATTCGACCAGCCACAGCAGGTTGGCCACCAGGCCCTTTTCGTTCATGCCATCGGTGGTCGACACGTCGTAGCCGGTCGCCACCACCGAGCCGTAGCGCGCGGTCCAGGCCAACGACTTCGGGCCTGCCTGGCCGGTGCGCGCAATGCCGCGCGGCAGTATGTAGAGGTTGGTCGCCACATCGACCTTCCAGTCCATCGAGCGCGCGGTGATCACATCACCGTTGTCGCCCAGGTACACCGCGCGCGTGCAGGCCAGAGCCGGTGCCACGGCTGCGGCCAGCGCGACCACCAGCATCCCTCTTCCCATCCACTTCATCCGTGCCATGTCGTTGCACTCCTTTCCCCGTGATCCGAAGATAGGACCCCAAGCAGGGTGACACAAGGGTGAAGCCTCAACGGACGAAGCGGTCGTGCAGCCAGAATCCTGCAAGCATCGCCGGCACGAACCACAGGGATTCGCGCGATGCCACGGCCAGCCCGGCGATGGCCGGGCCCGGGCAATAGCCCGCCCAGCCCCAGCCGATGCCGAACAGCGCGGCACCCAGCAGCAGGCGAGCATCGACACCCCGGGCAGCAGGCAGCTGGAAGTGGAGCGAGAACCACGGCTGCACGCGCCGCAGCACCCAACGCTGCCCGACCGCACTGACCAGCAGCGCCGAGCCCAGCACCCACATCAGCGTGGGATCGAAGTCGCCCGTGATGTCGAGGAAGCCGAGGACACGACGCGCGTCGGTCATTCCCGAAAGCGCCAACCCCATGCCAAACAATGCGCCCGCCGCGCCGGCGGCCCAGACTGCGCGGCTCATGCCAGGCCTCCGCCATGACGGACCAGGAAGGTGGTCAGCATCGCGCAGGCCATGAACACCAGCACGGCTGCCAGCGAACGCTTTGAGCCGCGGGCCATGCCGCAGACGCCGTGACCACTGGTGCAGCCATTGCCCAGCCGTGTACCGAAGCCGACCAGCAGCCCGGCTCCGATCAACTGCCAGGCCGGCAAAGCATCACGCAGCAACACGCGTGGCGATGCCTCGGGCACCGATTGCCACCACAGGACCAGCCCAGCCGACGCGAGCAGTCCGGCCAGGAAGGCCCAGCGCCAGCCACGCTCGCCTTTGGCTGCGTGCAGGCTGCCCGCGGCGATGCCGCTGATGCCCGCCACGCGTCCGATGGTGGCGAGCAACAGCACCGCAGCGGCGCCGATCAACGCACCACCTGCCACTGCACTCCATGGCACGTTCATGCCCCGCCCTCTTCACTGCCGCACATGGGATTGTCCATTTATTTAGATTATTCTAAATTAGATCATCCTAAACAAAATGGTCAACCATGGCCCGCACCCAGCTCGACAGCGCCGCGATGGCCGAACACGCTTCACAGGCAGCCACGCTGCTCAAAAGCCTCGCCCACCCGGCCCGGTTGCGGGTGCTGTGCCGCCTGGTAGAAGGTGAGGCACCGGTGCCGGAACTGCAGGCACTGACCGGCCTGAGCGCATCGGCGCTGTCACAGCACCTGGCGGTACTGCGCGGACTGGAT
This genomic window from Stenotrophomonas maltophilia contains:
- a CDS encoding DMT family transporter; this translates as MRNNPMALGIANGVAAGALWGVVFLAPAVLQSFNALQLSAGRYLVYGLIAVALLLPRWKRLAPKLGRAEWIGLLWLSLAGNLVYFLLLATAVQWAGGAAASLIVGLIPAVVTLVGVREQGAVPLKQLLPALGLCVLGVALVGWEALMSEHLATPWRQRLIGLLCAFGALFSWALYSIGNSRWLARRPDLSSHDWSLLTGVTTGGLALLLVPMAFIGHTGSHSAAQWSGFWAISAGVAVVASILGNAFWNRASRLLPLTLTGQMIVFETLFALLYAFAWQQRWPTLLEALAIVFLVAGVMLCAHAHRTPRAIAEHAG
- a CDS encoding helix-turn-helix domain-containing protein translates to MGAIFHLRHYGQATGLDRHDYAQWVLPLRGELQFEMEGRGGRLDVLQGAFVAAGEAHDQMADGPNGFVIVDCAPGVLDDGTQEHLCRQRWLYLPLALRRRLASVQAGQPMPALLPQLLQVFAPAGSGARMQGLCAAVQAEPGQAWPVARMAAFVGVGESRLHALFQREFGLSPQAWLSACRLRWAKHQLRTSTASICDIALAAGYSEQSALTRALRRECGQTPAAWRRGAI
- a CDS encoding DUF6491 family protein; this encodes MQVMTDQYVRLVLAAGLGLALAATASAQQRMPPAPHCMDAVGVQEVEQASPRSIALRAASGQAYRIDFSEDCPGVRAATTLKLEAPAGWACGRPSERVVVDGRSCAVSAVTPVQNRDYASVTRDSDRLRTATLPAMTIRERKEVRRSFGGSPSYCFATRNVRAWSSDPQGMLVETNPRRNGGHRYYRVELGSHCRQLDRAPQLSFHSGLQNGLICGNPGDRVTTAGFEAGDLRHDGIAPLPQYTRGSCTIQAVYPASGQASN
- a CDS encoding linear amide C-N hydrolase — its product is MARMKWMGRGMLVVALAAAVAPALACTRAVYLGDNGDVITARSMDWKVDVATNLYILPRGIARTGQAGPKSLAWTARYGSVVATGYDVSTTDGMNEKGLVANLLWLVESEYPQQRGTKPGLAISLWAQYVLDNFATVDEAVAALRREPYSIVTDKVPGEDRQATLHLSLSDASGDSAIVEYIGGRQVIHHDRRYQVMTNSPIFEQQLALNTYWQQIGGTVMLPGTNRSADRFARASFYINAIPKAEDPVVALASVFSVIRNTSVPYGITTPGEPNISSTRWRTVADHKRRLYFFESALTPNTFWVDLNKVDFGGKVLKLDLGPDQRNTFSGDALGQFVPSAPFTFLGVDG
- a CDS encoding DUF6691 family protein translates to MSRAVWAAGAAGALFGMGLALSGMTDARRVLGFLDITGDFDPTLMWVLGSALLVSAVGQRWVLRRVQPWFSLHFQLPAARGVDARLLLGAALFGIGWGWAGYCPGPAIAGLAVASRESLWFVPAMLAGFWLHDRFVR
- a CDS encoding YeeE/YedE family protein, with the translated sequence MNVPWSAVAGGALIGAAAVLLLATIGRVAGISGIAAGSLHAAKGERGWRWAFLAGLLASAGLVLWWQSVPEASPRVLLRDALPAWQLIGAGLLVGFGTRLGNGCTSGHGVCGMARGSKRSLAAVLVFMACAMLTTFLVRHGGGLA
- a CDS encoding ArsR/SmtB family transcription factor, yielding MARTQLDSAAMAEHASQAATLLKSLAHPARLRVLCRLVEGEAPVPELQALTGLSASALSQHLAVLRGLDIVATRREAQAIHYRVIEGPALGVLQALHAAYCGGTSR